A window of the Roseburia sp. 831b genome harbors these coding sequences:
- a CDS encoding homocysteine S-methyltransferase family protein, which yields MTKQEFRKRIENGPLILDGATGTMLQKAGMPIGVCPEEWILENKEVMVKLQQDYVAAGSDIVYAPTFTANRIKLEEYGLEDNIVKMNEELVALSKEAVGDKALVAGDITMTGLQLYPIGDFMFDELVEVYKEQASILAKAGVDLFVVETMMSLQECRAAVLAIQEVCDLPIMVSLTYNEDGRTLYGTDPATATVVLQSLGIDAIGINCSTGPEEMITPVVKMTEYATIPVFAKPNAGLPELEDGVTVYKTTPEEFAAVGKKLVEAGAAILGGCCGTTPEHIRALKEAVTGMPVKEPLKVPRRVLASERKLVEIKLDGNFMVIGERINPTGKKKLQAELKEGSLNMVRSMAVEQEENGAAILDINMGMNGIDEKEMMKKVIYEVTSTVDCPLCIDSSHVDIIEEALRIYPGRALINSISLEKEKFEKLLPIAKRYGAMFILLPLSDEGLPKDSAEKHEIIRTILAEAIRIGMSKEDIIVDGLVATIGADPEAARACFETFSYCKNELELPTVCGLSNISFGLPERIYVNTAFLTMSVANGLTMAIANPSQELLMNAAFASDLLLHKEESDIRYIERMNFLSEKYAGMERQMVPTQKTAKKAESAGDTTTSVEHSSVFEAVLKGNKSIILDEVKKCLDAGEKPGEIINQHLIPAINEVGVLFDKQKYFLPQLISSANTMKQAIEYLEPMLAGDDSGKEMPTLVIATVEGDIHDIGKNLVVLMLKNYGYRVIDLGKDVPADLIVDTAIKEGAALIGLSALMTTTMMRMKDVVELAKEKGCTSKIIVGGAAITPSFADEIGADGYSKDAADCVKLVEKLLA from the coding sequence ATGACAAAACAGGAATTTAGAAAACGAATTGAAAACGGACCACTTATTCTGGATGGAGCAACCGGAACGATGCTGCAAAAAGCTGGTATGCCGATTGGCGTCTGCCCGGAAGAGTGGATTTTAGAGAATAAAGAAGTGATGGTGAAGCTTCAGCAGGATTACGTTGCGGCTGGAAGTGACATTGTGTATGCACCGACTTTTACGGCAAACCGCATTAAATTAGAAGAATACGGATTGGAAGATAACATTGTAAAGATGAATGAAGAGCTTGTGGCACTTTCCAAGGAAGCGGTTGGTGACAAGGCATTGGTGGCAGGAGATATCACCATGACAGGACTCCAGCTATATCCAATCGGTGACTTCATGTTCGATGAATTGGTGGAAGTGTACAAAGAACAGGCATCCATTTTGGCGAAAGCGGGAGTGGATCTTTTTGTCGTTGAGACGATGATGAGCTTACAGGAGTGTCGTGCGGCGGTGCTTGCAATCCAGGAAGTCTGTGATTTGCCAATTATGGTATCTTTGACCTATAACGAAGACGGACGTACCCTTTATGGAACCGACCCGGCGACAGCGACGGTTGTATTGCAGAGCCTTGGCATCGATGCAATCGGAATCAACTGTTCCACCGGCCCGGAGGAAATGATTACACCTGTAGTTAAAATGACAGAGTATGCCACAATTCCGGTTTTTGCAAAACCAAATGCCGGTTTGCCGGAGTTGGAGGATGGCGTGACCGTTTACAAGACAACGCCGGAAGAGTTTGCCGCAGTTGGGAAAAAGTTAGTGGAGGCAGGTGCTGCAATTTTAGGTGGATGCTGTGGAACGACACCAGAGCACATCAGAGCGTTGAAAGAAGCGGTAACTGGAATGCCTGTAAAGGAGCCATTGAAGGTGCCTAGACGTGTACTTGCTTCAGAACGTAAACTTGTAGAAATCAAGTTAGATGGCAATTTCATGGTGATTGGGGAACGTATCAATCCAACCGGTAAAAAGAAGCTGCAGGCAGAATTAAAAGAAGGCAGTCTTAACATGGTGCGCAGCATGGCTGTGGAGCAGGAAGAGAATGGTGCTGCCATCTTAGACATTAATATGGGAATGAACGGAATCGATGAGAAAGAGATGATGAAGAAAGTCATCTACGAGGTAACGTCAACGGTTGACTGTCCGCTTTGCATTGATTCCAGCCACGTGGATATCATTGAGGAAGCACTGCGTATTTATCCAGGACGTGCTTTGATTAATTCGATTTCGCTTGAAAAAGAAAAGTTTGAGAAACTGTTGCCAATCGCAAAGCGTTACGGTGCGATGTTTATCCTGCTTCCATTGTCGGATGAGGGACTTCCAAAGGATTCCGCCGAAAAACATGAGATTATCCGTACTATTTTAGCAGAGGCAATCCGGATTGGAATGTCGAAAGAGGATATCATTGTCGATGGACTGGTAGCAACGATCGGTGCAGACCCGGAGGCTGCAAGGGCATGTTTTGAGACCTTTTCTTATTGTAAAAATGAATTAGAACTTCCGACTGTCTGTGGATTGTCCAATATTTCGTTTGGCCTTCCAGAAAGAATCTATGTCAATACCGCATTTCTTACGATGTCGGTTGCAAATGGTCTTACGATGGCGATTGCAAATCCGTCCCAGGAGCTTTTGATGAACGCTGCATTTGCGTCTGATTTGCTGTTACATAAAGAAGAGAGTGACATCCGCTACATCGAGCGCATGAATTTCTTGTCAGAAAAATATGCCGGCATGGAACGGCAGATGGTGCCGACACAAAAGACAGCGAAAAAGGCAGAGAGTGCAGGTGATACAACTACATCCGTAGAACATAGCTCCGTGTTTGAGGCTGTTTTAAAAGGAAATAAGAGCATAATTTTAGACGAGGTAAAGAAATGCTTAGATGCCGGAGAAAAACCGGGTGAAATCATCAATCAGCACCTGATTCCGGCAATCAATGAAGTTGGTGTGTTGTTTGACAAACAGAAATATTTTCTGCCACAGCTGATTTCGAGTGCCAATACGATGAAACAGGCAATCGAATACTTAGAGCCGATGCTTGCCGGAGACGACAGTGGAAAAGAGATGCCGACACTTGTCATTGCAACCGTAGAAGGAGATATTCATGATATTGGCAAGAATCTTGTCGTATTAATGTTAAAGAACTATGGTTACCGCGTGATTGACCTTGGAAAAGATGTCCCAGCGGATTTGATTGTGGATACCGCAATCAAAGAAGGTGCGGCATTGATAGGATTGTCAGCGCTAATGACAACAACGATGATGCGAATGAAAGATGTCGTAGAACTTGCAAAAGAAAAAGGATGCACAAGTAAGATTATTGTAGGTGGAGCGGCAATTACACCAAGTTTTGCAGATGAGATTGGTGCGGATGGCTATTCCAAAGACGCAGCAGATTGTGTGAAACTGGTCGAAAAGCTGTTGGCATAA
- a CDS encoding YbaN family protein encodes MKRILFVILGCLSLGLGTVGIVLPLLPTVPFYLATVFFFANSSKRLHDWFTGTKMYRKHLESYVKKEGMTVRTKATIMASASLMMGIGFLCMSRVPIARIVLAVVWVCHIIYFVFMVKTIPESEERCE; translated from the coding sequence ATGAAAAGAATTCTTTTTGTCATATTAGGCTGTTTAAGCCTTGGATTAGGAACGGTGGGCATTGTGCTTCCGCTTCTCCCGACGGTTCCATTTTATCTGGCAACCGTATTTTTCTTTGCAAACAGTTCCAAGCGTCTTCATGACTGGTTTACCGGGACGAAGATGTACCGGAAACATCTGGAATCGTATGTAAAGAAAGAGGGCATGACAGTCAGAACTAAAGCAACCATTATGGCAAGCGCGTCCTTGATGATGGGAATCGGGTTTCTTTGCATGAGCCGCGTTCCAATCGCAAGAATTGTGCTTGCAGTTGTATGGGTATGTCATATCATCTACTTTGTGTTTATGGTAAAGACAATCCCGGAATCGGAGGAAAGATGCGAGTAG
- the ispF gene encoding 2-C-methyl-D-erythritol 2,4-cyclodiphosphate synthase, with amino-acid sequence MRVGMGYDVHKLVEGRDLILGGVKIPHTLGLLGHSDADVLLHAIMDALLGAAALGDIGKHFPDTDPQYKGISSIKLLEHVRDLIQEKGYMVENIDATIIAQKPKMRPYIEQMEQNIAEALGIDVSQINVKATTEEGLGFTGTEQGISSQAICALTTLYESAVAVADSASGCAGCGGCQGAR; translated from the coding sequence ATGCGAGTAGGAATGGGTTACGACGTCCACAAATTAGTGGAAGGAAGAGATTTGATTTTAGGCGGAGTGAAGATACCGCATACATTGGGATTATTAGGACATTCCGATGCGGATGTTTTGTTACATGCAATCATGGATGCACTGCTTGGAGCAGCAGCGCTCGGAGATATCGGGAAGCATTTCCCGGATACCGATCCGCAGTATAAGGGAATTTCCAGTATCAAATTATTAGAGCATGTAAGAGATTTGATTCAGGAAAAAGGCTATATGGTGGAAAATATTGATGCAACCATCATTGCACAGAAGCCAAAGATGCGTCCGTACATCGAACAGATGGAGCAGAATATTGCGGAAGCACTTGGCATTGATGTAAGCCAGATTAATGTGAAAGCAACCACGGAGGAAGGGCTCGGATTCACCGGAACAGAGCAGGGAATCTCCTCACAGGCAATCTGTGCACTGACCACGTTATATGAGAGTGCGGTTGCGGTAGCAGATTCTGCATCCGGCTGTGCAGGATGTGGCGGCTGCCAGGGCGCAAGATAA
- a CDS encoding LacI family DNA-binding transcriptional regulator, whose product MNINEIAKLAGVSRATVSRYLNNGYVSEDKKISIQKVIEETGYQPSASAQTLRSKKTHIIGVIIPKINSDSISRMVSGISRVLTENGYQLLLACTENQEQKELEYLTIFRENHVDGILLLGTIFTADHMAMLEQLSVPIVILGQNLNGYSCVYHDDYSAAYELTKTLLPTASSVGYLSANPNDVSVGKNRFNGFSDATKEAHFPEQNIFTDTCAFSTESGYEHAKALLADHPEIDTLICATDSLAVGAMMAVREAGRAIPSEVQVAGLNDSTLSKVTTPTLTTVHFFYEEAGEEAATILLDSLKKKNPNSSEPGKTLQLHYKLILQGSTRTL is encoded by the coding sequence ATGAATATAAATGAAATCGCAAAACTCGCCGGTGTCTCACGCGCGACCGTTTCGCGTTACTTGAACAACGGCTATGTCAGCGAAGATAAAAAAATCAGCATCCAGAAAGTCATCGAGGAGACGGGCTATCAGCCTTCTGCCTCCGCACAGACGCTGCGCAGCAAGAAAACACACATTATCGGTGTCATCATTCCAAAAATCAATTCCGACTCCATCAGCCGCATGGTGTCCGGTATCAGCCGCGTCTTAACCGAAAACGGCTACCAGCTTCTGCTCGCCTGCACGGAGAACCAGGAGCAGAAGGAATTAGAGTACCTGACGATTTTCCGTGAAAACCATGTCGACGGGATTCTTTTACTTGGCACAATCTTTACCGCCGACCACATGGCAATGCTCGAACAGCTCTCCGTCCCGATTGTGATTCTAGGGCAAAATCTAAACGGCTATTCGTGTGTCTACCACGACGATTATTCCGCAGCCTACGAACTTACCAAGACACTTCTTCCGACCGCTTCTTCCGTCGGTTATTTAAGTGCAAACCCAAACGATGTTTCCGTCGGAAAAAATCGATTCAACGGCTTTTCCGATGCCACAAAGGAAGCTCATTTTCCAGAACAGAATATTTTCACCGACACCTGTGCTTTTTCTACGGAGTCAGGTTACGAACATGCCAAGGCACTTTTAGCTGACCACCCCGAAATTGACACGCTCATCTGCGCTACCGACAGTCTTGCCGTCGGCGCAATGATGGCAGTACGGGAAGCAGGGCGTGCCATCCCTTCCGAGGTTCAGGTTGCCGGCTTAAACGACAGCACCCTCTCGAAAGTGACGACACCGACGCTCACCACCGTCCACTTCTTCTACGAGGAAGCCGGGGAGGAAGCTGCCACCATTTTGCTCGACTCTTTAAAGAAAAAAAATCCAAACTCCTCCGAGCCTGGAAAAACATTACAATTACATTATAAGTTAATATTGCAGGGTTCTACGAGAACCTTATAG
- a CDS encoding PTS beta-glucoside transporter subunit IIBCA: MDYRKAAQGVLQNIGGKSNIVSAAHCATRLRLVIADNSKCSKEALEEVEGVKGVFEAAGQLQIIFGTGIVNKVYEEFIAQAGIEGGTKEDVKQAASAKQNWAKRAIKTLGDIFVPIIPAIVASGLLMGLLEGLCNVWPDMANSGTYTIIHLFSNAAFVFLPILIAISAAKTFGGNMFLGAVIGMIMIHSDLLNAWSVASMNASDIPTASVWFGLYDVKLVGYQGHVIPVVIAVWLMSVIEKKLHKIVPEMIDLFVTPLVTVLVTGYMTLTIIGPIFSTIENWVLTGARNIISLPFGIGGMIIGGLYAPTVVAGVHHMYNAIEAGLLSSTGINTWMPIATAANVAQGAAALAVAVKTKNAKTKSMALPASLSAFLGITEPAIFGVNIRFFKSFIAGCIGGACGGLVAGLTGVGATAYGVTGIFGFLITTNYTAQYALIILVSVAVAFAVSWVLYKDPVDEKKETPEITKTNEVSFVKNPIRGEVVALSEVPDATFAGEVLGKGFAVVPEEGIVMAPVDGTVSTVMDTGHAVGIVGKDGVELLIHVGINTVELKGAHYDVKVKEGDVVQAGQVLLQFEKEEIEKAGYNTITPVVVTNTDDYSEISLVKRGKMNTGETVLEIKK, encoded by the coding sequence ATGGATTACCGGAAAGCAGCACAAGGTGTTTTGCAGAACATCGGGGGGAAGTCAAATATTGTATCTGCAGCGCACTGTGCAACGAGACTGAGACTTGTCATTGCAGATAACAGCAAATGCTCTAAGGAAGCCTTGGAGGAGGTCGAAGGCGTAAAAGGCGTCTTTGAGGCAGCAGGACAGCTTCAGATTATTTTTGGAACAGGAATTGTCAACAAGGTATATGAAGAATTTATCGCGCAGGCAGGAATTGAAGGCGGCACGAAAGAGGATGTCAAACAGGCAGCTTCCGCAAAGCAGAACTGGGCGAAACGTGCAATTAAGACATTAGGCGATATTTTTGTACCGATTATCCCGGCAATTGTCGCAAGCGGACTTTTGATGGGACTTTTAGAAGGACTGTGCAACGTATGGCCGGACATGGCAAATTCTGGAACTTATACGATTATTCATTTATTCAGCAATGCGGCATTTGTATTTTTACCAATCTTAATTGCCATCAGTGCAGCTAAAACATTTGGCGGAAATATGTTTTTGGGTGCTGTTATCGGAATGATTATGATTCATTCAGACTTGCTCAATGCGTGGTCAGTGGCAAGCATGAATGCCTCTGATATTCCGACGGCAAGCGTGTGGTTCGGGCTTTATGATGTCAAGTTAGTCGGCTATCAGGGACACGTCATTCCGGTTGTAATTGCAGTATGGCTGATGTCCGTAATTGAAAAGAAACTGCACAAGATTGTGCCAGAAATGATAGATTTATTTGTAACACCGCTGGTAACGGTTTTGGTGACCGGTTATATGACACTGACAATCATTGGACCGATTTTCTCTACGATTGAAAACTGGGTGTTGACGGGAGCAAGAAACATTATTTCCCTGCCGTTTGGAATTGGCGGTATGATTATCGGTGGATTATATGCACCTACGGTCGTAGCTGGTGTCCATCATATGTATAATGCGATTGAGGCGGGACTTTTGAGCAGTACCGGAATTAATACCTGGATGCCGATTGCGACAGCAGCAAACGTGGCTCAGGGTGCAGCAGCACTTGCAGTAGCAGTGAAAACAAAAAATGCAAAGACAAAATCCATGGCATTACCGGCTTCCTTATCCGCATTTTTAGGAATTACGGAACCGGCAATCTTCGGTGTCAACATCCGCTTTTTCAAATCTTTCATTGCCGGATGTATCGGAGGAGCCTGTGGTGGTCTTGTGGCAGGATTGACAGGCGTTGGAGCAACCGCCTACGGTGTAACCGGAATTTTTGGATTCCTGATTACCACCAATTATACCGCGCAGTACGCACTCATCATTTTAGTATCGGTTGCAGTGGCATTTGCGGTATCCTGGGTACTTTACAAAGACCCTGTTGACGAGAAAAAAGAGACACCGGAAATCACCAAAACAAACGAAGTTTCCTTTGTGAAAAATCCAATCCGCGGTGAGGTCGTTGCCTTAAGTGAAGTGCCGGATGCAACGTTTGCAGGCGAGGTGTTAGGAAAAGGATTTGCCGTTGTGCCGGAAGAGGGAATCGTGATGGCACCGGTCGATGGAACCGTTTCAACCGTGATGGATACCGGTCATGCAGTCGGCATCGTTGGAAAAGACGGTGTAGAGCTTTTGATTCACGTCGGCATTAATACCGTAGAACTAAAAGGCGCGCACTATGATGTCAAGGTAAAAGAGGGCGATGTGGTGCAGGCAGGACAGGTATTGTTACAGTTTGAAAAAGAGGAAATCGAGAAAGCCGGTTACAATACAATTACACCGGTAGTTGTGACAAATACAGACGATTACAGTGAGATTTCTCTGGTGAAACGTGGTAAAATGAATACAGGAGAAACTGTTTTAGAGATTAAGAAATAG
- a CDS encoding glycoside hydrolase family 32 protein, which yields MKKETYRLQYHLMPPTGWMNDPNGLCYFAGAYHVFFQYSPHDALGRTKYWGHYRSKNLTDWEYLGIAIRSDCPWDKDGAYSGCGFTEDGEMELFYTGNVKEEGKHDYIHSGRGANVIRMTSKDGLLFSEKELLLTNRDYPKDYTCHIRDPKVWKCGDTYYMVLGGRKSDDTGAVLQYRSKDKMHWELAGEITTEEPFGYMWECPDTFSLGGKTVLMCCPQGVERERFRFWNVHQSGYFLLDDREKENLGGTCKKEQFREFDFGYDFYAPQTMLDPKGRRILFGWAGMSEMEPEFDNAPTIEEGWQHSLTLPRKLTYCNGIVYQYPVEEINALREVAVTLCNGANSIFESAFDCEIRFQEDTGRKECRLDEDVHILWEDGILSVTLSKESGRGRGKREILLSKLRELRILKDVSMLEIYVNHGEAVYTARYYPENITTTSVTITNSADARLYPMRKMEVESHVDTEAES from the coding sequence ATGAAAAAAGAAACCTATCGTTTACAATATCATTTGATGCCGCCGACAGGCTGGATGAACGACCCGAACGGACTTTGTTATTTTGCGGGAGCATACCATGTATTTTTTCAGTATTCGCCGCATGATGCGCTCGGAAGAACGAAATACTGGGGACATTACCGCTCAAAGAATCTGACAGACTGGGAGTATCTTGGAATTGCAATTCGAAGTGACTGTCCGTGGGATAAGGACGGTGCATACTCCGGCTGTGGATTCACGGAGGATGGGGAAATGGAGCTTTTCTATACCGGAAATGTCAAGGAAGAGGGCAAACATGACTACATTCATAGCGGAAGAGGCGCGAATGTGATTCGGATGACAAGTAAAGACGGGCTTCTTTTTTCGGAAAAAGAACTGCTCTTGACGAACCGGGATTATCCTAAGGATTACACCTGTCACATCAGAGATCCAAAGGTCTGGAAGTGTGGCGACACCTATTACATGGTATTAGGAGGCAGAAAAAGCGACGACACCGGAGCTGTTTTGCAGTACCGGTCAAAAGATAAAATGCACTGGGAACTTGCCGGTGAGATTACGACAGAGGAGCCGTTTGGCTACATGTGGGAATGCCCGGACACCTTTTCGCTCGGCGGGAAAACGGTGCTGATGTGCTGTCCACAGGGCGTGGAGCGGGAACGTTTCCGTTTCTGGAATGTGCATCAGAGCGGATATTTTCTGCTTGATGACCGTGAAAAAGAAAACCTGGGCGGAACCTGTAAAAAAGAACAATTCCGCGAATTTGACTTCGGATATGATTTTTATGCACCGCAGACAATGTTAGATCCGAAGGGAAGACGGATTTTGTTTGGCTGGGCAGGAATGTCTGAGATGGAGCCGGAATTTGACAATGCGCCGACCATCGAGGAAGGCTGGCAGCATTCGCTGACGCTGCCACGCAAGCTGACATACTGCAATGGAATCGTGTACCAGTATCCGGTGGAGGAAATTAATGCCCTGCGGGAAGTGGCAGTGACGCTTTGCAATGGGGCAAATTCCATCTTTGAATCGGCATTTGACTGCGAGATTCGTTTTCAGGAGGACACCGGCAGGAAAGAATGTCGGCTAGACGAGGACGTTCACATTTTGTGGGAAGATGGAATCCTTTCTGTCACACTCTCAAAAGAAAGCGGACGCGGCAGAGGAAAACGTGAGATACTGCTTTCGAAATTAAGAGAACTTCGCATTTTAAAAGATGTATCCATGTTAGAGATTTATGTAAACCACGGAGAGGCGGTGTATACAGCACGTTATTATCCGGAAAACATAACAACTACAAGCGTAACTATTACAAACAGTGCGGATGCCAGACTGTATCCGATGAGAAAAATGGAGGTAGAGAGTCATGTTGACACAGAAGCAGAATCCTAG
- a CDS encoding carbohydrate kinase family protein — translation MLTQKQNPRLLAMGEGLIDFVPAEPGKAIRDVSSFLPAVGGAPCNVCAVFAKLGGEAAMISQFGRDHFGDKIVAELEENGVDCTYIRRTDEANTSLAFVALKEDGGREFSFYRNPAADMLYREEYLKSEWFDVGYAFHFCSVSLGDFPMKEAHRKAIAYAKEAGMLVSYDPNLRPALWESEEKMVAAVREFVPYADILKVSDEEIELIAGTNQVGKAVETFFAQGVSMVLYTKGGDGAEVYTRTKKAAVPGIRVKAVDTTGAGDGFIGAFLFGLWREGITKQNLEHVSKETLEHCLAFANRFCSISVTKKGAIRSYPSLEEVEQESK, via the coding sequence ATGTTGACACAGAAGCAGAATCCTAGATTACTTGCAATGGGGGAAGGACTCATTGATTTCGTTCCCGCAGAACCGGGAAAGGCAATCCGCGATGTCAGTTCCTTCCTGCCTGCAGTAGGCGGGGCACCGTGCAATGTGTGTGCGGTTTTTGCAAAGTTAGGCGGTGAAGCTGCGATGATTTCCCAGTTTGGCAGAGACCATTTTGGAGATAAAATTGTGGCAGAACTGGAAGAAAATGGCGTGGACTGCACTTACATCAGAAGGACGGATGAGGCAAATACATCGCTGGCGTTTGTGGCGTTGAAGGAAGACGGCGGACGTGAATTTTCTTTTTACCGCAATCCGGCAGCCGATATGCTCTACCGGGAAGAATATTTAAAATCGGAATGGTTTGACGTCGGATATGCGTTTCATTTCTGCTCTGTCTCATTGGGAGATTTTCCGATGAAGGAGGCACACCGCAAGGCAATCGCCTACGCAAAGGAAGCGGGAATGTTGGTAAGCTATGACCCGAATCTTCGTCCGGCACTCTGGGAAAGTGAAGAGAAAATGGTGGCAGCCGTCAGAGAATTTGTGCCGTATGCGGATATTTTAAAAGTTTCCGATGAGGAAATCGAATTGATTGCCGGTACAAATCAGGTGGGAAAAGCGGTGGAGACATTTTTTGCACAGGGCGTTTCGATGGTTTTGTATACCAAAGGTGGTGACGGTGCGGAAGTCTATACGAGAACGAAAAAGGCAGCAGTGCCTGGCATCCGCGTGAAGGCGGTCGACACGACCGGTGCAGGAGATGGATTCATCGGCGCGTTTTTATTTGGCTTGTGGAGAGAGGGCATCACAAAACAGAACCTCGAACATGTTTCCAAGGAAACATTAGAGCATTGTCTTGCTTTTGCAAACCGTTTTTGCAGTATCAGCGTGACGAAAAAGGGCGCAATCCGTTCGTACCCGTCCTTAGAGGAAGTGGAACAGGAAAGCAAATAA
- the epsC gene encoding serine O-acetyltransferase EpsC, giving the protein MGLIKHIKEEVEVIKERDPALKSTVEVLLYPSFRVMLSYRRAHKLYLKGHFFWARFISQRAARKTGIEIHPGATIGKGFFIDHGSGVIIGETAIVGDNVTMYQGVTLGGTGKETGKRHPTIGDNVMISAGAKIIGSFTVGENSKIGAGSVVIEEVPPNCTVVGVPGRIVKRDNVKIPRSDMDQCHLPDPVKEDITLLQKENAELVNRVLDLEQELRILRQNKKESYGFDASNLVMAEKKD; this is encoded by the coding sequence ATGGGACTGATTAAACATATCAAAGAAGAAGTGGAAGTCATAAAAGAACGTGACCCGGCTTTAAAATCTACCGTAGAAGTTTTGCTTTATCCAAGTTTTCGTGTTATGCTAAGTTACAGGCGTGCACATAAGCTGTACCTGAAAGGTCACTTTTTCTGGGCAAGATTTATTTCCCAGCGCGCAGCAAGAAAGACCGGAATTGAGATTCATCCGGGTGCAACGATTGGAAAAGGATTTTTTATTGACCACGGAAGCGGGGTTATCATCGGAGAGACTGCGATTGTCGGCGATAACGTCACAATGTACCAGGGCGTTACGTTAGGTGGTACCGGAAAAGAGACCGGAAAACGTCATCCGACGATTGGCGATAATGTCATGATTAGTGCGGGTGCAAAGATTATCGGTTCCTTTACCGTTGGGGAGAATTCCAAGATTGGCGCAGGAAGTGTCGTCATTGAGGAGGTTCCGCCAAACTGTACCGTAGTTGGTGTGCCGGGCAGAATTGTAAAACGTGACAATGTTAAGATACCACGCAGCGACATGGATCAGTGTCATCTTCCAGATCCGGTCAAAGAGGACATTACATTATTACAGAAAGAAAATGCAGAATTGGTCAACCGTGTGCTTGATTTAGAGCAGGAGTTGCGGATTCTAAGACAAAATAAAAAGGAAAGTTATGGATTCGATGCATCCAATCTTGTGATGGCGGAGAAAAAAGACTAA